One Actinomadura viridis genomic region harbors:
- a CDS encoding DivIVA domain-containing protein, with translation MSNEAEILPNLLREETFEIVMRGYNRRQVDEYIARSQNQIRELETRLARALDDVERTRREMAEVREARKPTGDDLSDRLRQIINLAEDEAKEKVAEAESKGAQIRKDAEQESKRIIEDARAHADKDLAQAEQKAEQVLAAAKKESDSVLTAATQEAEQTVTSARLEAERTLTSAERRSSVINEGATQRLTQLTKNHTQALQRLTEISETLHRLLTAENEAGPLERMVEDAVRQHTGPPAPRKQAPPAPVPAAKQAAPAPAPAKPAAPAPAKHHGAPPQAQAPASAPAPAPAPSPSPAAPSGPPKPPVASAPSAPSAPAGPSAPKHAAPAPGPASAPTPGAGHAPAPAPAPAPAPAPAPGAPAGQAPAQPHSAIKKPESEATLVDRPGPQPPSQAKGPAVGGDPERPSDGPLPPSGRGHGDTD, from the coding sequence ATGAGCAACGAAGCAGAAATCCTGCCCAACCTCCTCCGCGAGGAGACCTTCGAGATCGTCATGCGCGGCTACAACCGCCGCCAGGTCGACGAGTACATCGCCCGCAGCCAGAACCAGATCCGCGAGCTGGAGACCCGGCTGGCCCGCGCCCTCGACGACGTCGAGCGCACCCGCCGCGAGATGGCCGAGGTCCGCGAGGCCCGCAAGCCCACCGGCGACGATCTGAGCGACCGGCTCCGGCAGATCATCAACCTGGCCGAGGACGAGGCCAAGGAGAAGGTGGCCGAGGCCGAGTCCAAGGGCGCGCAGATCCGCAAGGACGCCGAGCAGGAGTCCAAGCGGATCATCGAGGACGCCCGCGCGCACGCCGACAAGGACCTCGCCCAGGCCGAGCAGAAGGCCGAGCAGGTGCTCGCCGCGGCCAAGAAGGAGTCCGACAGCGTCCTGACCGCGGCCACGCAGGAGGCCGAGCAGACGGTGACCAGCGCCCGGCTGGAGGCCGAGCGCACCCTCACCTCCGCCGAGCGCCGGTCCAGCGTGATCAACGAGGGCGCCACCCAGCGGCTCACCCAGCTCACCAAGAACCACACCCAGGCGCTGCAGCGGCTCACCGAGATCAGCGAGACGCTGCACCGGCTGCTCACGGCCGAGAACGAGGCCGGGCCGCTGGAGAGGATGGTCGAGGACGCGGTCAGGCAGCACACCGGCCCGCCCGCGCCGCGCAAGCAGGCTCCGCCCGCCCCGGTCCCGGCGGCCAAGCAGGCCGCCCCCGCCCCCGCCCCGGCCAAGCCGGCCGCGCCGGCTCCGGCCAAGCACCACGGCGCTCCGCCTCAGGCTCAGGCCCCCGCGTCCGCCCCGGCACCGGCCCCGGCTCCGTCTCCTTCTCCGGCGGCGCCCTCCGGTCCGCCCAAGCCGCCCGTCGCGTCCGCTCCGTCCGCTCCGTCCGCCCCGGCGGGTCCGTCGGCTCCCAAGCACGCCGCCCCGGCACCGGGTCCGGCGTCCGCTCCGACACCGGGCGCGGGCCACGCCCCGGCGCCCGCACCCGCCCCGGCCCCCGCTCCGGCGCCCGCGCCCGGTGCCCCGGCGGGTCAGGCGCCCGCCCAGCCCCACTCGGCGATCAAGAAGCCGGAGTCCGAGGCCACCCTGGTCGACAGGCCCGGGCCGCAGCCGCCGTCCCAGGCCAAGGGCCCGGCGGTGGGCGGCGACCCGGAGAGGCCGTCCGACGGCCCGCTCCCGCCCTCCGGCCGGGGGCACGGCGACACTGACTGA
- the def gene encoding peptide deformylase, with amino-acid sequence MSEAVRGRGTVRPIRMLGDPVLRTECDPVRTFDASLERLVDDMFASMYEATGAGLAANQIGVPLQLFVYDCKDDKGRRHVGHVANPRLVAADGAMLDDQEGCLSLPGLGFNTLRHARAVVEGVDIKGEPVRVEGTGYFARCLQHECGHLRGEVYIDVLTGEARREAMRALRAARR; translated from the coding sequence ATGAGCGAGGCGGTTCGAGGACGGGGCACCGTACGGCCGATCAGGATGCTGGGCGATCCGGTCCTCCGCACCGAATGCGATCCGGTGCGCACCTTCGACGCCTCTCTGGAACGGCTCGTCGACGACATGTTCGCCTCGATGTACGAGGCCACCGGCGCCGGTCTCGCCGCCAACCAGATCGGCGTCCCGCTCCAGCTCTTCGTCTACGACTGCAAGGACGACAAGGGCCGCCGCCACGTGGGCCATGTGGCCAATCCGCGGCTGGTCGCCGCCGACGGCGCGATGCTCGACGACCAGGAGGGCTGCCTCTCCCTCCCCGGCCTCGGCTTCAACACCCTGCGCCATGCCCGCGCCGTGGTGGAGGGGGTCGACATCAAGGGCGAGCCCGTGCGCGTCGAGGGCACCGGCTACTTCGCCCGCTGCCTCCAGCACGAATGCGGCCACCTGCGCGGGGAGGTCTACATCGACGTCCTCACCGGTGAGGCACGCCGCGAGGCCATGCGGGCCCTCCGCGCCGCCCGGCGCTGA
- a CDS encoding gamma carbonic anhydrase family protein encodes MSYVGTLGEDGPRIHPEAWVAPGAVVVGKVTLGRAASVWYGSVLRGDDEEIVVGDECNIQDLSCLHADPGTPAVLEDRVSLGHKAMVHGAHVETGSLIGIGAIVLNGARIGAGTLVAAGALVGPGKKIPSGVLVAGVPGKIVRELNDDDRLVLDYTPTTYMEKARRHRTASWA; translated from the coding sequence ATGAGCTACGTCGGGACGTTGGGCGAGGACGGGCCGCGGATCCACCCGGAGGCGTGGGTGGCCCCCGGCGCCGTGGTCGTCGGCAAGGTGACGCTGGGCCGCGCGGCCAGCGTCTGGTACGGCTCGGTGCTCCGCGGCGACGACGAGGAGATCGTCGTCGGTGACGAGTGCAACATCCAGGACCTGAGCTGCCTGCACGCCGATCCGGGCACGCCCGCGGTGCTGGAGGACCGGGTCAGCCTGGGGCACAAGGCGATGGTGCACGGGGCGCACGTGGAGACCGGCTCCCTGATCGGGATCGGCGCCATCGTCCTGAACGGCGCCCGCATCGGCGCCGGGACCCTGGTCGCCGCGGGCGCCCTGGTGGGGCCGGGCAAGAAGATCCCCTCGGGGGTCCTCGTCGCCGGCGTCCCGGGCAAGATCGTCCGCGAGCTGAACGACGACGACCGGCTCGTGCTCGACTACACGCCGACCACCTACATGGAGAAGGCGCGGCGTCACCGCACCGCCTCCTGGGCCTGA